In Candidatus Polarisedimenticolaceae bacterium, the sequence AAGTCGTATTGCCTGGGCTGCCGCTACTGCGTGCAGGCGTGCCCCTACGGCTGCCGCTACATCGATCCGCGCACCAACACCGTCGACAAGTGCACGCTCTGCTACCACCGGATCACGAAGGGTCTGACGACCGCCTGCTGCGAGTCGTGCCCCACGGGGGCGCGCCTGCTCGGCGACCTCCGCGACCCGGCCGACCCGATCCACGAGCTGCTGCGCACGAACAAGGTGCAGGTGCTCAAGCCCAACCTCGCCACCGGGGCGAAGCTCTACTACTCCGGCCTCGACGGCCAGGTCCGCTGAGGGGAGCGCGCGATGGAACATCTCCTTCACGGCGTCGAAGGCTTCATGTACCCCAACGAGATCGAGCTCCAGTGGAGCGTGCTGATCGTGCTCTACCCGTTCATCACGGGGCTCGTCGCGGGCGCGTTTATCCTCGCTTCGCTGCTGCGCGTCTTCAACGTCGAGGCGATCAAGCCGACCTACCGGCTCGCGCTGCTGACCGCCCTCGCGTTCCTCATCGTCGCGCCGCTCCCGCTGCAGATGCACCTCGGCCATCCCGAGCGCTCGTTCGAGATGTACCTCACCCCGCACACCACCTCGGCGATGGCGATGTTCGGGTTCGTCTACCTCTGGTACCTGCTGGCGGTGCTGGTCATCGAGATCTGGCTGGACTTCCGCCCGGAGATCGTTCGATTCGCGCAGGAGTCGACGGGCTGGAAGCGGCTGTTCTACCGGGCGCTGACGCTCGGGTCCTACAACGTGAGCCCGCGGGCGCTCGAGATCGACGACAAGGTGGGGTGGTTCATCACCGTCGTCGGCATCCCGTCGGCGTTCCTGCTCCACGGCTACGTCGGGTTCATCTTCGGCTCCATCAAGGCGAACCCCTGGTGGTCCACGCCGCTGATGCCGATCGTCTTCCTGTTCTCCGCGATCGTCTCGGGGATCGCGGCGGTGCTGTTGATCTACATCGTCTACTGCGTCACGAAGTCGATCAAGCTCGACATGCGCTGCCTCGACGCGATGGCGAAGTTCCTGTTCTTCGCCTTCCTGATCGACTTCACGCTCGAGTCCCTGGACCTGATCCACCGCATCTACGAGTCGGACGAGTCGTTCAAGACCCTCGACTTCATGGTGAAGACGAAACTCTACGGCTCGCACATCATCGTGCAGCTGATCCTGGGCACCCTCGCGCCCTTGGGGCTTCTGGCCCTGACCCAGATCCTGAAGCTGACGGAGAGCGCGCGGCGCAGCCTCTACACGATCGCGGCGGTGCTGACGCTCGTCGGGATCTTCGCGATGCGCTGGAACGTCGTGATCGGCGGACAGCTGTTCTCCAAGAGCTTCCTCGGATACACGACCTACAAGATGGGATTCGCCACCCGCGAGGGTCTGCTCCCGGCGATCGTGCTCATGATCCTGCCGTTCCTCATCCTCTGGGTGCTGGTCCGGCTGTTCCCCCCGATGAAGGAGACCTCATGCGCGGAATCTGGCTCCTGATCGGCGCGATCGCGGCCATCCCGTCCCGGGCGGCGATGCCCCAGCCCGCGAGCGCGGAGATCTGCGGGGACTGCCACCGGGCCATCGCCGAGGGTTGGAAGAAGTCGGCCCACGCCCGTGCGATGGAGAGCCGCCTCTTCCAGGAGGCCCTCCGGAAAGCCGGCGAGGACTTCGGCACGGACGCGAAGAAGGTCTGCCTCGGCTGTCACGCCCCGCTCGCGGTGAAGCTCGGCGACTTCGAGCTCGTGAAGAAGGTGAGCTGGGAAGGGGTCACCTGCGACTTCTGCCACTCGATCCGGTCGGTCGACGTGTCCGGCCCGAATCCGAAGGCGACCGTCGAGGTCTCGAACCTGAAGAGCGGACCGTCGAAGGACTCCGTCTCGCCCGCCCACGCGACGGCGTATTCGAAGGTGCACACGGAGTCCGAGACCTGCGCCGTCTGCCACGAGTACAGGAACGCGGGCGGCTTCGCCGTCGTCACCACCTACAGCGAGTGGAGGGAGAGCCCCGCCGGCAAGGGCGGCATCCCGTGCCAGGGGTGCCACATGTACCTCGTCCAGGGACAGGTCGTCGATCCGCGCGTGCGGCGGGAGTCCTCGCACCAGGTGAACCTGCACGAGATGCCCGGCAGCCACTCGATCGAGCAGCTCAACAAGGCGCTCAAGGCGTGGATGACGGTCAAACGCGACGGGAACACGCTGCGCGTGAACGTGCGCCTCTCCAACGACGGCGCCGGACACTACCTCCCGACCGGATCGCCGATGCGCCAGATCGTCCTCGAGGTCCGGGCGGCGCCGTTCGGGATCGACTCGATGCGCCAGGAGCGCAAGCTCACGCGCGCGCTGAAGGACGCCTCGGGCGCTCCGATCCAGCAGGAGCACGTCGCCTTCCTGAAGGCGGCCTCCGTGGCCTCCGACACGAGGCTGGCCCCGGACGAGACGCGGACGGAGACCTTCGCCTTCGAGGTGCCGAAAGACACGAAGACACGGGTGGAGACGAGGCTCTACTACGTCCACTCCCCCGCCGCAGGGAGCGATCTCGCGCGCCGGGTGAAGTTCATCGAGCTGGTGCAGATGGCTCCGTAGGAGTCTTCGCAGGGAGGGCCGACCATGACCGCGTCGCAGCGCCCGCTCGCCACGACGTGGCTCGTCGCGGCGCTCGCCGCAGGGGCGGCGGCGGCGGACCCCCCGCAGCTCGTCGAAGCCAAGGCGCCGCCCTTCAGCGAGGGGATCTTCCCCTGCAAGCAGTGCCACGACGGTCCGGGAGACCGCACGCGGCGGTCGCTGGGCTTCCACGAGGAGATCCAGGCCGCGTTCGACCACGATGCGGAGCACCGCTGGTGCCTGGATTGCCACGACAACGCGGACCGGGACGTCCTGCACCTGTCGAACGGCGATCCCCTCCCGTTCACCGAGTCCTACCGACTCTGCGGCCAGTGCCACGGCGACAAGTACCGGGACTGGCGGGCGGGGGTGCACGGCAAGCGCGTCGGCCGCTGGGACGGCGAGAAGACCTACTTCCTCTGCGTCAACTGTCACAACCCGCACTCCCCCCGATTCAAGGGCGTCGTGGAGATCGAGGTCGGGGGCGTGAAGACGACCGCGCCGACGTCCGAGAATCTGAAGCCCGAGCCGAGGCCACGCCGGCCCGGGGAGATGCGGCGATGAGCGCCGGGCGGACGAATCCGGGACACGACCCGGTGCGCCGCAACCTGCTCAAGATGGCCGGTGCGGGAGCGGCCGTCGCCGCCCTGTCGGGCTGCCGTATCGAGGAGTTCTTCCGGGCCCACTTCCGGGAGCTGTCGAAGGCCGACCTCGACGCCGCGCTCCGGGGCATCGAGCGGTCGAATCTCGAGCGGTTCGGGAAGCGAACGACCGTGGACGCCACCGGGGCGCGCCCGGGCGTCGAGTTCGGTTACGGCCTCGACCTTTCGCGTTGCGTGGGCTGCCGGCGCTGCGTGTACGCGTGCGTGAAGGAGAACAACCCGTCCCGCGAGCACCCGCAGATCCACTGGATCCGGGTCCTGGAGATGGACAAGGAGCACGGCGTCGATCTGATGCACTCGGAGATCTACTACGAGCCGGAAACGGTTCCGCAGCCCGGCAAGTTCTACTTCCCGGTCCAGTGCCAGCAGTGCCGCGACGCGCCCTGCGTGAAGACCTGCCCCACCGGCGCCACCTGGCAGGAGCCCGACGGCATCGTGGTCATCGACTACGACTGGTGCATCGGTTGCCGCTGCTGCATGTCGGCCTGCCCCTACGGCGCACGACACTTCAACTGGGCCGAGCCGACGCTGCCGGCGGAGGAGCTGAACCCGGACCAGCACTACCTCGGCAACCGCCCGCGCCCCAAGGGCGTCGTGGAGAAATGCACCTTCTGCATCCAGCGGACGCGCAAGGGGCTCTACCCGGCGTGCGTCGAGGTCTGCCCCGTCGGCGCGCGGAAGTTCGGGAACCTGCTCGACCCCGAGAGCGAGGTGCGCAAGGTCATGGACACCAAGCGCGTCTTCATCTTCAAGGAAGAGCTCGCGACCCACCCGCGGTTCTTCTACTTCTACGCCACCTGAGGCCGGAGCGACGATGCGCGGATTTCTGGAGTTCGTCCGCGGATGCGGCCGCCAGGTCGTCCGGGGGGACCGTGCGTACTGGGCGTGGCTCGCGGGGCTCGGGATCGCCATCGCGATCGGGGCCTTCGCCTACGCCAACCAGTTCCGGAGCGGCCTGATCGCGACGAACATGCGCGACCAGGTGTCGTGGGCCTTCTACGTCGGCAACTTCACGTTCCTCGTCGGCGTGGCCGCGGCGGCGATCCTCCTGGTCATCCCCGCCTACGTCTACCAGTGGAAACCGATCAAGGAAGTCGTCCTCCTGGGGGAGCTGCTCGCGATCTCGGCGCTCGCGATGTGCCTGCTGTTCGTCGTGGTCGACGTCGGGCGCCCCGACCGGCTGCTGCACATGGCGCCGTTCCTGGGAACGCCGAACTGGCCCGCCTCGCTCCTCGCGTGGGATGCCCTCGTGCTCAACGTCTACCTCGCGCTCAACCTCGTGCTGGTGGTCTACATCCTGTTCAAGGCGTATCGGGACGAGCCGGCGGACATGCGCATCCTCGTCCCGCTCGTGCTCCTGTCGATCCCCGTGGCGATCTCGACGCACACGGTGACCGCGTTCCTCTACAACGGCATGGCGTCGCGGCCGTACTGGAACGCCTCGATCCTGGCGCCGCGCTTCATCGCCTCGGCGTTCTGCTCGGGCCCCGCGGTGATGCTGATCCTCTTCCAGATCCTGCGCCGCACGGTGAAGCTCCCCATCAGGGACGAGGCGATCTGGAAGATCGCCGAGCTGATGGCCTACGCGATGTTCCTGAACCTGTTCCTGCTCGGCGCCGAGGTGTTCAAGGAGTTCTACTCGGCGACCGAGCACACCCTCTACACGCGCTACCTGTGGTTCGGCATCGGCGAGCACACGGCGCTCGTGCCGTACGCCTGGCTGTCGCTCGCCTGCAGCGTGGTCGCGTTCGTCCTCTTCCTGGTCCCCGCGACCCGTCGCAATTTCAAGACGCTGAACCTCGGGTGCGTCCTGATCTGGGCGGGGGTCTACATCGAGAAGGGGATGGGGCTCGTCATCCCCGGGATGACCCCGGACACGCTCGGCGAGATCTACGAGTACCGACCGACCCTCAACGAATGGTGCATCGCCGCGGGGATCTTCGGGATCGGGTTCCTCGTCTTCACGATCCTCGTGAAGATCTCCGTCCCGATCCTGTACGGCACCTTCCACGCCAGGCACGAGTGAGGGTCGGGCCCCGTATACTCGCGCCGTGCGCCGACGCGACTTCCTCCACCTCGCCGCCGCCTCGGCGGTGGGCGCGCTCGTTCCCTCCCGCCCCGCGCGTGTGCGGGGTGTCGTCCGCTCCGCAGGGAAGGGGATCGCCGGCGTCGCGGTCAGCGACGGACGGACGGTCGTCGGGACGGCGTCCGACGGCACGTTCGAGCTCGTCACCACCTCCGAGCGCGAGTTCGTGCAGATCGCCGTTCCCTCCGGGTACCGCATCCCGACGCATCCGTGCGGGACCGCCCGCTTCTACGCGCCGGTCGCGCCGGAAGCGGTCTTCGACCTGGAGCCCCTTCCGGTCTCCGACGAGCGACACACCCTCCTCGCGCTCGGCGACATCCAGACGGAGGACCGGGAGGAGATGGGCTGGTTCCACGAGCGGAGCGTTCCGGACCTGCTGGAGACGATCGGCCGGCAGGAAAACCGGCACGTCGTGGGGCTCGCCCTCGGCGACCTGATGTTCGACGACCTGTCGCTGTATCCGAGGTACGAGGAATCGGTGCGGCGCATGGGGGTGCCGTTCTTCCAGGTGATCGGGAACCACGACCTCGACCAGGAGGCGGCGGTCGACGAGGACTCGACGCGGACCTTCACCCGGCACTTCGGGCCCCGCTACGCCAGCTTCGATCGCGGGGCCGTCCACTACGTGATCCTCGACGACGTCTTCTGGAACGGCGAGGGATACCTCGGCTACCTCGACGCCGACCAGCTGGCATGGCTCTCGGCCGACCTCGCGCTCGTCGAGAAGGGGCGCACCGTCGTCGTCGCCACGCACATCCCCCTGCAGGGAAGCCACGACGTCCGCCAGGGAAGGAAGAAGCCGACGCCGACGATGTCGGTCACGAATCGCGAGCTCCTCTTCCGGCTCCTCGAGCCGTACCGGGTGCACGTCCTCGCGGGACACACGCACGAGAGCGAGCACCTCTTCCATCACGGCCTGCACGAACACGTCGCCGGGGCGATCTGCGGCGCGTGGTGGAGCGGGCCGATCTGCGCCGACGGCACGCCGAACGGCTACGCCGTGTACGACGTGAAGGGAGAGGAGGTCACCTGGCGCTACAAGGCGGTCGGCCGGCCGGAGGACCACCAGATCCGCGTCGAGCGGGCCGACGACGGCGAGATCGTCGCGAACGTGTGGGACTGGGACCCGAAATGGGAGGTCGTCCTCTACGTGGACGGGGCCCGGCGGGGGGCGATGGAGCGGCGGAACGGCCGCGACCCGCTGAGCGTGCGGCTGCACCGGGGTCCGGACCTTCCCGAGCGCCGGAAGTGGGTGGAGCCGTACGTGACCGCGCACCTGTTCTTCGCGAAACCCCCGGACGGCGCGCGCGACGTCCGGGTCGAGGCGACGGATCGGTTCGGGCGCGTGTCGACGGCCTCCATCGCCGTTGGCCCCGCCTGATCCTTCGGCTACGATTCGCGGGATGCGCGTCCTCATCGTCGGCGGTGGACAGGTCGGCTCCCTGATCGCCCAGCGCCTCACCCGCGAGGGGAACGAGGTCACCGTCGTCGAGGCCGGGCACGAGCGGTGCCTCGAGCTCGAGTCGCAGCTCGACGCCAAGATCGTCGAGGGGAACGCCGTGCGCGTGCGCACGCTGCGCAAGGCCGGGATCCGGGACGCCGAGATGCTGATCGCCGTGACCGACCAGGACGAGATCAACGTCCTGGCCTGCCTCATCGCCCAGGCCGAGTCGAACGTCCGGGTGAAGATCGCCCGGATCCGCACCCACGAGGTCGACCACTGGAGGCGCATCACGGCGGCGACCGGCCTCCGGATCGACATGATCATGCACCCCGAGAGCGCGATCGCGGAGCGGATCATGCGCGTGATCCGCGTGCCCGGCGTCTCCGACGTCTTCGACTTCGCCGACGGGAACGTGCGGCTGTTCGGGATGAACGTCGAGGCCGGAAGCCCGGTGGAGGGGAAGACCCTCGAGGAGCTCGACCGCGCCGGGCCGCCGCGGGACTCGCTGATCGCGATGATCTTCCGCGGCACCCAGGTGATCATCCCGCACGGGGCGGAGCGGCTGCGCGAGGGGGACCACGCCTACGTCGTCACGACGCGGGAGAACTGGTCCGAGGTCCTGAAGTTCATGGGGCTCGCGGAGCAGGCGCCGGTGCAACGCGCCTTCATCGTGGGCGGGAAGCAGATGGGGATCACCTGCGCGGAGCTGCTCGAGGCCCAGGGGGTCGACGTCAAGCTGTTCGAGCCGGACGCGGGGCGCGCGACCCGGATCGCCGAGATCCTGAGGAAGTCGATCGTCGTCCACGCCGACGGGACCGACCAGAAGGTCCTCGAGGACGAGAACGTGGAGGGGGTCGACGTCTTCCTCGCCCTGACCGGCCACGACGAGGACAACATCATCGCCTCCCTGCTCGCCCGCCGACTCGGCGTGCGCAAGGTCGTCGCGCTCATCAACCGCCCGAACTACATCCCGATGGCCCAGCGCCTCGGGGTCAACACCACGGTCAGCCCGCGCCTGGTCGCCGTGGACCGGATCCTCCAGTTCGTGCGGAAGGGGAGCGTCCTCTCCGTGACGACGTTCCGGGAGGAGGAAGCCGAGGCGATCGAGCTGATCGCCCCCGAACGGTCCCGTCTGATCGGGCGCAAGCTGCGCAACGTGAAGCTCCCCGAGGGGGCGATCGTCGGCGCGATCGTGCGTCCCGACGGCGAGGTCCGCGTTCCCCGGGGCGACGTCGAGATCCACCCCGGCGACCGGGTGATCTTCTTCGCGCTGGAATCGGTCGTCCCGAAGCTCGAGTCGGCGTTCCTCGTGGAGCTCGGGAAGCGGCGTCCGTGATCCGGGTCCGCGCGCTCGCGCACGTGCTGGGTCCCCTGCTCGTGGCCCTCGCGGCGTTGTTCCTGGTCCCGCTCGGCTGGGCCGTCTGGAGGCGCGATCCCGGCATCGACGAGCTCGGCGTCTCGACGGCGATCACCCTGGCGGCCGGCGCGGCCCTCTGGACCTGGGGAAAACGCCCCGACCGCGCGCTCGGCGGCCGCGAGGCGACGCTCCTCGTGGCGGTGGCGTGGCTCGCCGTCGTCCTGTTCGGGGCGCTTCCGTTCGCCTTCGACCCCGCCTTCCCGACCTTCGCCGACGCCTTCTTCGAGTCCGCCTCCGGGTTCACGACGACCGGCGCGACCGTGCTGGAGAAAGTCGAGGTCCTCGACGCCCCGATCCAGTTCTGGCGCTGCTTCACCCACTGGATCGGCGGGATGGGGATCGTGCTCCTCGGCATCGCGATCCTCCCGCTCGTCGGCCACGGCGGCATGAACCTCTACCGCGCCGAATTCTCGGGGGCGCGCTCCGAGAAGATCCGGCCGCGCATCGCGGAGACGGCGCGGTCGCTCTGGAAGGTCTACCTCGCCCTGACGATCGCGCAGTACGTGGCCATGCGCCTGGCGGGAGTGTCGCCGTTCGAGTCGCTCTGCCACACCTTCGGGACGCTGGGGACCGGCGGCTTCTCGACGCGGACCGCGAGCGTCGGCGGGTTCGAGAGCCCGGCCGTGGAGTGGATCGTCATCACCTTCATGTTCCTGTCCGGGATGTCGTTCGTGCAGCACTACCGCTGGCTCGTCGAGCGGCGGGTGGGAAGCGTCTGGCGCGACGTCGAGTTCCGCGGGTACGTCGCCGTCGCCCTGGCGGCGACGGCGCTGATCGTGCCGTTCCTCATGCGGTACTCCGGCTACGACCTCGAGCGGGCGATCCGCGGCGCCGCGTTCCAGGTCGTCTCGATCCAGACGACGACCGGGTTCATGTCCGAGGACTTCGAGTTGTGGCACCCGCTTCCGCAGGTCCTCCTCCTCAGCCTCATGTTCATCGGAGGCTGCACCGGCTCGACCGCGGGCGGGCTGAAGGTGGCGCGCGTGATGCTGCTGGGCGGGGTCGTCTACCGCGAGTTCCGGCGGATGGTGGAGCGTCGGGGCGTCTTCGCCGTGCGCCAGGGGGGGAAGGTCGTCCCCGAGGAGACGATCCAGGGGCTGCTCAGCCTCGTCTACCTCGCCTTCCTCGTGAACTTCGTCTCGGTTCTCGCGCTCGCGGCGGCCGGCGTGGACGTGTTGACCGCGATCTCCGCGGTCGCCGCGTGCATGTTCAACGTCGGCCCCGGCCTCGGCACGGTCGGCCCCGCGGAGTACTACGGCCACCTCCCGCAGTTCGTGAAATGGGTGTTGTCCGGGTGCATGATCGCGGGGCGTCTCGAGTTCTACACGACGATCGTGATCCTGACCCCCGCGTTCTGGAGGCGTTGAGATGCGGACGGCCCTCGACGCCAGCGCGCCCTTCCGGGCGCTCCCCCCGGCTCTCCTCGACCTCGTCGTCGCGAAGGCGACGCTTCGGGACTTCGCGGCGGGGGAGACGATCATCGCGCAGGGCGCCGCGGCGGGTGCGCTCTACGTCCTCTCGGCGGGGGAGGCGCGGGTCGTCCTCCACGATCACGGCGTGGCGCGCTCGCTCGCGACGGTCGGCCGCGGCGCCGTGCTCGGCGAGATGGCGCTCCTCACCGCGGGTCCCAGCACCGCGGAGGTCGTCGCCGCGACCGACGTTCGGGCGCTCGAGCTGCTTCCCGCCGACTTCTTCGCCCTCGTCGCGGATCACCCCGACCTCGCCGTCGTCCTCACCCATCTCGTCGCGGAGCGGCTGGGGAGCGCGCGCGGCGACGGCCTCGGCGGGAAGGTCCTCGAGGGGTACCGCATCGGCCGGCCGGTGGGTCGCGGCGCGATGTCGGTCGTCTACGAGGCCGAAGAGGTCGCGAGCGGCCGTCGCGTCGCGTTGAAGATGATGAGCCACCGCCTCGTCCATCGCGCCGACGCGATCGCGCGGTTCGAGCGGGAAGCCCGCGTCCTCCGATCGCTCGATCACCCGGGCATCGCACGTCTGATCGGCGACTTCCCGGCGTTCGGCACGCGGTTCCTGGTGCTCGAGTTCGTCGAGGGGGAGTCGCTCGACCGCCGCCTCGAGCGCGACGGCGCGCTTCGCACCGCCGACGCCCTGAAGTTGCTCGCCCGGATCGCCGACGCCCTCGCCCACGTCCACGCGCGAGGGGTCGTCCACCGCGACCTGAAGCCCGGGAACGTGATGCTCCCCAACGCGGGGGGCGTGAAGCTCCTCGACTTCGGCCTCGCCGACACCGGCGTCGAGCACGTGATCGCGGGGAGCGTCCTCTACATGCCCCCCGAGCAGATGGAGGGGAAGGACTCCGGTCCGGCGGCCGACGTCTACGCCTTCGCCTGCATGGCGATCGAGATGCTCTCGGGGCGCCTGCCGTTCGAGGGGCGCACCCCCGAGCGGCTCCACGAGGAGAAGCTCCGCTACGTCGTCCCGCAGGCGGAACAGATCGCGCCGCGACTGCCGGCGAAGGTGCACGCGTTCCTGGCCGCGGCGATGCTCCCGGAAGCGGAGCGGCGGCCGGCGATGAAGGCGACCGTGTTCGTGCGGTCGCCGCTTCGGTTCTTCGGGCGGTGGAACCGCGCCACGCACTGAGGCGCGGGTCGGGGGAGCGCGGGGCGCGCGGAATCGCGCGGCGATCGGCCGAAGGTGGATCGAGAGGGATTCGTCCTACCGGAAGGCGGCGAGTACGCCCAGGGTCAGGTACGTGGCGGCGCCGAACCGGTGCACCCAGCGATCCGTGCCCGGCCGATCCCGCCACCAGGCGCCGAGCGTTCCCGCCGTCATCGCCCACAACGCGTCGGTCAGGAGGCCCAGCCCGACGAAGATCAGTCCGAGGACGAGCAGCTGGCGTTGGGCCTCCCCCTTCGCCGGATCGACGAACTGGGGAAGGAAGGCGAGCAGGAAGAGCGCGGACTTGGGGTTGAGCAGATTCACGATCACGCCATCGCGGAATACCTGCAATAAGGATCGTTCGGAGTGGGCAGCGTCTCGCGCGTCGCTGCCGTTCGCGGTACGCAGGGCGCGAACGCCGAGAACCACGAGGTAGGCGGCTCCCGCGATCTGCACCCCCCGCAGCGCCCCCGGTCGGGCCAGCAGGAGCGCCGACACCCCCAGCCACGCGAGCATCACGTGGGTCACTCCCCCGATCGACAACCCCAACCCCGAGACAAACCCGGCGAGCCGCCCTTGTCGAATCGCGGTCGCCACGATGTAGAGGACCGCCGGGCCGGGGGTCACGAGGATGGCGAGGGCGGCGAGGAGGAACAGCGCGGACACCGCGGCATGGTACGGCGAATACCTCCGCGGAGTCAGGAACTCCCTTACACCGCGCCCCGGCGCGGCCGCGTACAACAGCGGCCGACATGAGCGAGCGCAGCCGCCCCCTGAGAATCCTGCTGGTCGACGACAACGAGATCTTCCTCACGGCGGCCGGGGGCTGGTTGTCCCGGCAACCGGGGCTCGACCTCGTGGCGACGGCCGGCGACGGCGAGGAGGCGCTGGCCGTCCTCCCCACGGCGAAGCCCGACCTCGTCGTCATGGACACCTTCATGCCCGGGATCGGCGGACTCGAGGCGACACGCCTCATCAAGTCCGCTCCCGGGGCCCCGTACGTCGTGATGGTCAGCGTGCACGAGGGGCCGGCGATCGAACGGGAAGCGTGGGCCGCCGGGGCCGACGGCTTCGTCACGAAGGCGGAGCTTTACGCGCACCTTCCGGCGCTGATTCAGGAGCTCTTCGCGACGAAGCCGCCGAGCCGCGGCGTGTCGCGATCGAAGTCTTCGGCAATTCAAGGCGAACAAGGAGGACAGTGAGATGCGTTTCGAGAATTCGATGAAGACGGTGGTCGCGGCGATCGCGATCGTGACGGCGGCGACGGTGGCCCTGGCGGCCCCTCCCGGGAAGCCCCGGTTCGTCCCGATGGGCGAGACCTACCTCGTCCCGATGGACATGAACGGCGACGGCTCGGTGATCGTCGGTCGCGGGTACTTCGGCCTCCCGACCTTCCGCTACACGATCGCGGGGGGCGTCGAGAACCTCGGCGGCGGGTGCGGCGCCGGGACGGCGTCGGTCTCCGAGGACGGCAACACCGTCCTCAGCTGCATCACGCGCCCCGACGGCGTCGAGGCGGCGGCGGCGTGGACCGGCAGCGACTGGCAGGACCTCGGCTCGGTGGCGGGCGCGGTCAACTGCGACGCCAGCCTGAGCAGCGGCTGGGATCTCTCCGGTGACGGGCGGACCGCGGTCGGTCTCGTCTGGCTCGCACAGATCTGCCGGGCCCACGCGGGTTCGTGGGACCTCGAAAACGGCGGTCCGGCGACGGACCTGGGCTCGCTCGTCGAGGGGCGCGCCACACGGGCGAACGCCGTGAACTTCGACGGCACCATCATCGCCGGCTGGCAGGACGATGAGGTCGGTCAGCGCGCGGGGGCGATGTGGGTGAACGGGGTCGAGTCGCCCGTTCTCACCGAGGCCGGCGAGAGCGTCGGCGAAGTCCAGTTCGTGAACGGAGACGGCTCCGTGATGGTCGGCAACAACTACCCGTACGGCACCCCGAACTCGTGGGTCTGGACCGCGAAGCGCGGCTTCACCACGATCGACGCGCCGAGCACCCTCTTCCAGCTCTTCGCGATCGACGCCGCCGACGACGGCTCCGTCGTCGTGGGCCTCGGCCGCGATCGTCAGGGGAACCCCAAGGGGTTCATCTGGACGCTGAACGGCTCGAAGTTCACGTGGATGGACGACTACCTCGCCAAGAAGGGCCTCGCCCCCGGCTGGAAGATCGGCTCCGTGAGCGCGATCTCCGGGGACGGCAGGACCCTCGCCGGGTACGGGATCAACCCGAACGGCGACGTCGAAGGGTTCGTCCTCGAGAACTTCTGATCCGTGGCTGCTTCGGGGAGGTCATGGAAGAGGGGAGCCTCCGGGCTCCCCTCTTTCTTTCTGACGGCGGTCCTGCTGGCGTCCCCCGCGCTCGGCGCGCCGTACCGCGTCCGCGAGATCGCGGCTCCCGCGACGGTCGGCTCGTCGAACCCGTCGGGGTTCGTCCCCCTCGCCGGTTCCGTGCTCTTCTCCGCCTGCGACCCGTTCCACGGCTGCGAGCTGTGGAGAAGCGACGGCACCGCGGCGGGCACGACCCTCGTGAAGGACATCCAGCCCGGTCCCGGCGGCTCGGGCCCGCAGGGGCTCACCCGCGTCGGGGCGTCGGTCTTCTTCGGCGCCGACGACGGCGCCTCCGGCGCGGAGCTGTGGCGAACCGACGGCACGTCGTCCGGCACCGTCCGGGTCCGGGACATCGCCCCCGGCAGCGGCGCTTCTTCCCCCCAGCAGCTCGTCGATCTCGGCGGAACCCTCCTGTTCACGTCGACGACGCCGTCCGAGGGGCGCGAGCTGTGGAGGTCCGACGGCACCGAAGCGGGGACGGTTCTCGTGAAGGACATCCGCCCCGGTGCTTCGTCCTCCTCGCCGTCGGAGGTCCGGGTCTACCTCGGCGCGTTGTTCTTCGGGGCCGACAACGGCACGCAGGGTCGCGAGCTGTGGAAGTCCGACGGGACCGCGGCGGGGACGGTCCTCGTCAAGGACATCGATGCGGGGACCGGGTCGTCGCGGCCGTCATGGCCGATCGTCGTCGGGACGACGATGTACTTCGCCGCCGCCACCG encodes:
- a CDS encoding LysE family translocator; amino-acid sequence: MSALFLLAALAILVTPGPAVLYIVATAIRQGRLAGFVSGLGLSIGGVTHVMLAWLGVSALLLARPGALRGVQIAGAAYLVVLGVRALRTANGSDARDAAHSERSLLQVFRDGVIVNLLNPKSALFLLAFLPQFVDPAKGEAQRQLLVLGLIFVGLGLLTDALWAMTAGTLGAWWRDRPGTDRWVHRFGAATYLTLGVLAAFR
- a CDS encoding protein kinase — encoded protein: MRTALDASAPFRALPPALLDLVVAKATLRDFAAGETIIAQGAAAGALYVLSAGEARVVLHDHGVARSLATVGRGAVLGEMALLTAGPSTAEVVAATDVRALELLPADFFALVADHPDLAVVLTHLVAERLGSARGDGLGGKVLEGYRIGRPVGRGAMSVVYEAEEVASGRRVALKMMSHRLVHRADAIARFEREARVLRSLDHPGIARLIGDFPAFGTRFLVLEFVEGESLDRRLERDGALRTADALKLLARIADALAHVHARGVVHRDLKPGNVMLPNAGGVKLLDFGLADTGVEHVIAGSVLYMPPEQMEGKDSGPAADVYAFACMAIEMLSGRLPFEGRTPERLHEEKLRYVVPQAEQIAPRLPAKVHAFLAAAMLPEAERRPAMKATVFVRSPLRFFGRWNRATH
- a CDS encoding calcineurin-like phosphoesterase family protein produces the protein MRRRDFLHLAAASAVGALVPSRPARVRGVVRSAGKGIAGVAVSDGRTVVGTASDGTFELVTTSEREFVQIAVPSGYRIPTHPCGTARFYAPVAPEAVFDLEPLPVSDERHTLLALGDIQTEDREEMGWFHERSVPDLLETIGRQENRHVVGLALGDLMFDDLSLYPRYEESVRRMGVPFFQVIGNHDLDQEAAVDEDSTRTFTRHFGPRYASFDRGAVHYVILDDVFWNGEGYLGYLDADQLAWLSADLALVEKGRTVVVATHIPLQGSHDVRQGRKKPTPTMSVTNRELLFRLLEPYRVHVLAGHTHESEHLFHHGLHEHVAGAICGAWWSGPICADGTPNGYAVYDVKGEEVTWRYKAVGRPEDHQIRVERADDGEIVANVWDWDPKWEVVLYVDGARRGAMERRNGRDPLSVRLHRGPDLPERRKWVEPYVTAHLFFAKPPDGARDVRVEATDRFGRVSTASIAVGPA
- the trkA gene encoding Trk system potassium transporter TrkA — translated: MRVLIVGGGQVGSLIAQRLTREGNEVTVVEAGHERCLELESQLDAKIVEGNAVRVRTLRKAGIRDAEMLIAVTDQDEINVLACLIAQAESNVRVKIARIRTHEVDHWRRITAATGLRIDMIMHPESAIAERIMRVIRVPGVSDVFDFADGNVRLFGMNVEAGSPVEGKTLEELDRAGPPRDSLIAMIFRGTQVIIPHGAERLREGDHAYVVTTRENWSEVLKFMGLAEQAPVQRAFIVGGKQMGITCAELLEAQGVDVKLFEPDAGRATRIAEILRKSIVVHADGTDQKVLEDENVEGVDVFLALTGHDEDNIIASLLARRLGVRKVVALINRPNYIPMAQRLGVNTTVSPRLVAVDRILQFVRKGSVLSVTTFREEEAEAIELIAPERSRLIGRKLRNVKLPEGAIVGAIVRPDGEVRVPRGDVEIHPGDRVIFFALESVVPKLESAFLVELGKRRP
- a CDS encoding potassium transporter TrkG, with the protein product MIRVRALAHVLGPLLVALAALFLVPLGWAVWRRDPGIDELGVSTAITLAAGAALWTWGKRPDRALGGREATLLVAVAWLAVVLFGALPFAFDPAFPTFADAFFESASGFTTTGATVLEKVEVLDAPIQFWRCFTHWIGGMGIVLLGIAILPLVGHGGMNLYRAEFSGARSEKIRPRIAETARSLWKVYLALTIAQYVAMRLAGVSPFESLCHTFGTLGTGGFSTRTASVGGFESPAVEWIVITFMFLSGMSFVQHYRWLVERRVGSVWRDVEFRGYVAVALAATALIVPFLMRYSGYDLERAIRGAAFQVVSIQTTTGFMSEDFELWHPLPQVLLLSLMFIGGCTGSTAGGLKVARVMLLGGVVYREFRRMVERRGVFAVRQGGKVVPEETIQGLLSLVYLAFLVNFVSVLALAAAGVDVLTAISAVAACMFNVGPGLGTVGPAEYYGHLPQFVKWVLSGCMIAGRLEFYTTIVILTPAFWRR